A single region of the Erythrobacter sp. genome encodes:
- a CDS encoding YbjN domain-containing protein, giving the protein MKRTTLFIALAGLMAAAVAGPAAAQESEPLETFSRADLIAALEANGAMYEELADSRSINVTFASGVFANAVLLACTDDDLELECYGTSILATFNREGRSDAEVAQAINTYNYRENFGRAYVDPDGTISVRLYIIADGGITRENYKRQIELWENSLNDFFDYLYGEEESEGEDGAA; this is encoded by the coding sequence ATGAAACGCACCACTCTCTTCATCGCGCTCGCCGGGCTTATGGCGGCGGCAGTCGCCGGGCCGGCCGCGGCGCAGGAGAGCGAGCCTCTCGAGACCTTCTCCCGCGCCGACCTGATCGCGGCGCTCGAAGCGAACGGGGCCATGTATGAGGAACTTGCCGACAGCCGCAGCATCAACGTCACTTTCGCGTCGGGCGTGTTCGCCAATGCCGTGCTGCTCGCCTGCACCGACGACGACCTCGAACTCGAATGCTACGGCACTTCGATCCTCGCCACGTTCAACCGCGAAGGCCGCTCCGACGCCGAAGTGGCGCAGGCGATCAACACTTACAATTACCGCGAGAATTTCGGCCGCGCCTATGTCGATCCCGACGGGACGATCTCGGTCCGGCTCTACATCATCGCCGACGGCGGCATCACGCGCGAGAACTACAAGCGCCAGATCGAGTTGTGGGAGAACTCGCTCAACGACTTCTTCGACTATCTCTACGGCGAGGAAGAATCCGAAGGCGAGGACGGCGCGGCCTGA
- a CDS encoding YbjN domain-containing protein has translation MKRISTIMVSAVLLAGPATPLAAPLSAQAEPPAVIESLEDATLREALAALGAEATPLDEEALVLRVAFPGGGIAVLRRSGCEAQACRGLLMTSLFTPPEGRDPATAERIARRFSATFNPASVIVNERGEHLLKSYLVLDGGVTRENLVISLGLFALGIAQYGEALYGPGE, from the coding sequence ATGAAACGGATTTCGACGATAATGGTGAGCGCGGTGCTGCTGGCTGGTCCTGCCACGCCGCTGGCCGCTCCGCTCTCCGCGCAGGCCGAGCCGCCCGCCGTGATCGAATCGCTCGAGGATGCGACCCTGCGCGAGGCCCTCGCTGCATTGGGTGCCGAGGCAACGCCCCTCGACGAGGAGGCGCTGGTGCTGCGGGTCGCCTTTCCCGGCGGCGGGATCGCTGTCTTGCGGCGTTCAGGGTGCGAGGCGCAGGCGTGCCGGGGCCTGTTGATGACCAGCCTCTTCACCCCGCCCGAAGGCCGCGATCCGGCCACGGCGGAACGGATCGCGCGGCGCTTTTCAGCCACCTTCAACCCGGCCAGCGTGATCGTGAACGAGCGCGGCGAGCACTTGCTCAAGTCATACCTCGTGCTCGACGGCGGAGTGACGCGCGAAAACCTCGTCATCAGCCTCGGCCTGTTCGCGCTCGGTATCGCGCAATATGGCGAAGCGCTTTATGGACCCGGCGAATAG
- a CDS encoding PA0069 family radical SAM protein, with protein sequence MPDTQRTALKGRGAASARTPSRFGLASREVDGDWRDHVAALDGPPVALRTTVTEERPRSILSFNRSPDVPFDRSINAYRGCEHGCIYCFARPTHAYLDLSPGLDFETQLFAKPGAARLLRETLAKPGYRPRPIALGTNTDPYQPIERDWRITRQILELCREARHPVTITTKSDRVLDDLDLIADMAREKLVAVAISVTTLDPGLSRKLEPRCAAPAKRLAALGRLVEAGVPTHCSVSPVIPAITDQFMEGILAEAGKLGVPSAGWIPLRLPHEVAPLFREWLEVHYPERAGKVMSIVRSIRGGRDNDPNFGTRMKPEGVWADLFRSRFCIAAKRAGIGKHRFELDCSRFCPPSPEGQLDLFG encoded by the coding sequence ATGCCCGACACCCAGCGCACCGCCCTCAAGGGACGCGGCGCCGCTTCCGCGCGCACGCCGTCCCGCTTCGGCCTCGCCTCGCGCGAGGTGGATGGCGACTGGCGCGACCATGTCGCCGCGCTCGACGGGCCGCCCGTCGCGCTTCGCACGACCGTTACCGAAGAACGCCCTCGCTCGATCCTGAGCTTCAACCGATCGCCCGACGTTCCCTTCGACCGTTCGATCAACGCCTATCGCGGCTGCGAGCACGGCTGCATCTACTGTTTCGCCCGCCCCACCCATGCCTATCTCGACCTCTCGCCCGGTCTCGATTTCGAAACGCAGCTTTTCGCCAAGCCGGGCGCGGCGCGACTGCTGCGCGAAACGCTGGCGAAGCCGGGTTATCGCCCCCGACCGATCGCACTCGGCACGAACACCGATCCATATCAGCCGATCGAGCGCGACTGGCGGATCACGCGGCAGATTCTCGAACTGTGCCGCGAGGCGCGCCACCCGGTGACGATCACGACCAAATCGGACCGCGTGCTCGACGACCTTGACCTGATCGCGGACATGGCACGCGAAAAACTCGTCGCCGTGGCGATTTCGGTCACCACGCTCGACCCTGGCCTGTCGCGCAAGCTCGAACCGCGCTGCGCCGCCCCTGCCAAGAGGCTCGCCGCGCTTGGCAGGCTGGTCGAGGCGGGCGTTCCCACACATTGCTCGGTCTCGCCCGTGATCCCGGCGATCACCGACCAATTCATGGAAGGCATTCTCGCCGAGGCAGGCAAGCTGGGCGTGCCGAGCGCGGGCTGGATTCCGCTGCGCCTCCCGCACGAGGTCGCCCCGCTGTTCCGCGAATGGCTCGAGGTCCATTATCCCGAGCGCGCGGGAAAGGTCATGAGCATCGTGCGATCCATCCGTGGCGGGCGGGACAACGACCCCAATTTCGGCACGCGGATGAAGCCCGAAGGCGTTTGGGCCGACCTCTTTCGCAGCCGCTTTTGTATCGCTGCAAAGCGCGCCGGGATCGGCAAGCATCGCTTCGAACTCGACTGTTCGCGCTTTTGCCCGCCTTCGCCCGAAGGGCAGCTCGACCTTTTCGGCTGA
- a CDS encoding sodium:calcium antiporter: protein MLDLAQYSTTTLGLAFAACAVVIAVFGSKMAGYADVIADRTGLGEALIGSVLLGAGTSIAGIVTSTSTAASGAADLSVSNALGGIVAQTMFLALADVFYKNVNLEHAGVSAVNLGQATVLIVLVALPVMAWAAPPITLWGVNLLSPVLIAVYLVGLHNAHRIHQEPMWLPKQTKDTQEDESNDDDEGQSLATLFALFGGLVLVVGFSGYIVGETGLALSERLGLSGSLVGSLGTATVTSLPELVTTIAAVRRGAPQLAIGGIVGGNMFDSLFVAASDFAYREGSIYHAISDATVFWMGLVIVMTAVLLLGLLRREREGPGKIGWESVALIGLWGIGAGLQIWRG from the coding sequence TTGCTCGACCTCGCCCAGTATTCGACCACCACGCTTGGCCTCGCCTTTGCCGCCTGCGCCGTGGTGATCGCGGTTTTCGGATCGAAGATGGCCGGTTATGCCGACGTTATCGCGGACCGGACGGGGCTTGGCGAAGCGCTCATCGGGTCGGTCCTGCTCGGCGCGGGAACGAGCATCGCAGGCATCGTCACTTCGACCAGCACGGCGGCGAGCGGGGCGGCCGACCTCAGCGTTTCCAACGCCTTGGGCGGGATCGTCGCGCAGACCATGTTCCTCGCGCTCGCCGATGTCTTCTACAAGAACGTCAATCTCGAACACGCCGGGGTGAGCGCGGTCAATCTCGGGCAAGCGACGGTGCTGATCGTGCTGGTCGCCCTGCCCGTCATGGCCTGGGCCGCGCCGCCGATCACGCTGTGGGGCGTGAACCTGCTGAGCCCGGTGCTGATCGCGGTCTACCTTGTCGGGCTGCACAACGCGCACCGCATTCACCAGGAGCCGATGTGGCTGCCCAAGCAGACCAAGGACACGCAGGAGGACGAATCGAACGACGACGACGAGGGCCAGTCGCTTGCGACCCTGTTCGCGCTGTTCGGCGGGCTGGTCCTCGTCGTCGGCTTTTCCGGCTACATCGTGGGCGAAACGGGCCTCGCCCTGTCGGAGCGGTTGGGGCTGTCGGGCAGCCTCGTCGGCTCGCTCGGCACGGCGACCGTCACATCGCTGCCCGAACTCGTCACCACCATCGCTGCCGTGCGCCGGGGGGCGCCGCAGCTCGCGATCGGCGGGATCGTGGGCGGCAATATGTTCGATTCGCTGTTCGTCGCGGCGAGCGACTTCGCCTATCGCGAAGGCAGCATCTACCACGCCATATCCGACGCGACGGTGTTCTGGATGGGGCTCGTCATCGTGATGACCGCGGTCCTGCTGCTCGGCCTGCTGCGACGCGAGCGCGAGGGTCCGGGCAAGATCGGCTGGGAATCGGTCGCATTGATCGGCTTGTGGGGGATCGGGGCCGGCTTGCAGATATGGCGCGGATAG
- the moaB gene encoding molybdenum cofactor biosynthesis protein B: MAIDETKDFVAINIAVLTVSDTRTAENDTSGDILAQRIAAAGHNLAARDIVRDDAALLVERLDAWIDDPAIDAVVSTGGTGLTGRDVTPEALARIEGARDIPGFGELFRWVSFNTIGTSTIQSRACAVVARGTYIFALPGSNGAVKDGWDNILAEQLDARNRPCNFVELMPRLKES; encoded by the coding sequence ATGGCGATCGACGAAACGAAGGACTTCGTTGCCATCAATATCGCCGTGCTTACGGTCTCCGACACCCGCACAGCCGAGAACGACACATCAGGCGACATTCTCGCCCAGCGCATCGCTGCCGCCGGGCACAATCTTGCCGCGCGCGACATCGTGCGCGACGATGCCGCCCTGCTGGTCGAGCGACTCGACGCGTGGATCGACGATCCCGCAATCGACGCGGTCGTCTCGACCGGTGGCACGGGACTGACAGGCCGAGACGTGACACCCGAAGCTCTCGCCCGGATTGAAGGCGCGCGAGACATTCCGGGCTTCGGCGAATTGTTCCGATGGGTCAGCTTCAACACCATTGGCACCAGCACGATCCAGTCGCGCGCCTGCGCCGTGGTGGCGCGCGGAACCTATATCTTCGCCCTGCCCGGATCGAACGGCGCGGTGAAGGACGGCTGGGACAATATCCTCGCTGAACAGCTCGACGCGCGCAACAGGCCGTGCAATTTCGTCGAGCTGATGCCGCGCCTCAAGGAAAGCTAG
- a CDS encoding lytic transglycosylase domain-containing protein yields MVGHAGVTHNTITSRIIAALAALVGAGVLSAATPLAAQPTASMVAHYDRGSRHEAELPAVLSEREREHYRAIFAALDREEWETVDRLLAGDDGVLKQVALAEYYTHARSPKVSAEQIAAWFALGTDLPQADQLGRLGAKRGLEYVPPLPQAQALSRQPAASKRIRPRTIEDGTMPQSVRAAILDAIRGDDPATAQRLLAEVDASLSPEARAEWRQRVAWSHYIENDDAAALALAETVAEGSGPWVAEGEWVAGLAAWRLGYCALAAESFAEAARLSTNDELTTAAHYWAHRALVRCREPGEAQAHLAAAARYHETLYGMLAADQLGIELPAETEPEAFTRDDWRALERRGNVRVAAALVEIGRYALADEVLRHEARIGPARDYPTLARIARELGLPSTQLFMAHHAPYGMRSEGALRFPVARWQPRTGWRVDPALAFAHALQESNFRAAAVSPANARGLMQIMPTTAQDHNRRLELGASYDDLNDPEVNLAYGQQHLEMLRDSGATGGLLPKIMAAYNAGLTPVDRWNTEIRDQGDPLLWMESIPYWETRGYVAIVMRNYWMYERAAGVPSPSRRALAQGRWPVFPQMSKVRTARYEQED; encoded by the coding sequence ATGGTCGGCCACGCAGGCGTGACGCACAACACAATCACAAGTCGCATCATTGCCGCTCTAGCAGCCTTGGTGGGCGCGGGCGTGCTCTCGGCGGCAACTCCCCTCGCCGCGCAACCGACCGCGAGCATGGTCGCGCATTACGACCGGGGCTCGCGCCACGAAGCCGAACTTCCCGCCGTCCTTTCCGAGCGTGAGCGCGAACACTACCGGGCGATCTTCGCCGCGCTCGACCGGGAGGAATGGGAGACGGTTGATCGGCTGCTCGCCGGTGACGACGGCGTGCTGAAGCAGGTCGCGCTCGCCGAATATTACACCCATGCGCGCAGCCCCAAGGTCAGCGCCGAGCAGATAGCGGCATGGTTCGCGCTCGGCACGGACCTGCCGCAGGCCGATCAGCTCGGCCGGCTCGGGGCGAAGCGCGGGCTCGAATACGTCCCGCCGCTTCCGCAAGCGCAGGCGCTCTCCCGCCAGCCCGCCGCCAGCAAGCGCATCCGTCCGCGCACCATCGAGGACGGGACGATGCCGCAGTCGGTCCGCGCGGCGATCCTCGATGCGATCCGGGGCGACGATCCCGCCACCGCCCAGCGCCTGCTGGCCGAGGTCGATGCAAGCCTCAGCCCCGAAGCGCGCGCCGAATGGCGCCAGCGGGTGGCGTGGAGCCACTACATCGAAAACGACGATGCGGCCGCCTTGGCGCTCGCCGAAACCGTCGCCGAGGGCAGCGGACCGTGGGTCGCCGAAGGCGAATGGGTCGCAGGGCTCGCCGCATGGCGCCTCGGCTATTGCGCGCTCGCGGCGGAAAGCTTCGCCGAGGCGGCGCGGCTTTCGACCAATGACGAGCTTACCACTGCGGCGCATTACTGGGCGCACCGCGCGCTGGTGCGTTGCCGCGAGCCGGGTGAGGCGCAGGCGCATCTGGCCGCTGCGGCACGCTATCACGAAACGCTCTACGGAATGCTCGCCGCGGACCAGCTCGGCATCGAATTGCCCGCCGAGACCGAACCCGAAGCCTTCACACGGGACGATTGGCGCGCGCTCGAGCGGCGCGGCAATGTCCGCGTGGCCGCCGCACTGGTCGAGATCGGGCGCTATGCCCTCGCCGACGAGGTGCTGCGGCACGAGGCGCGGATCGGGCCCGCACGCGACTATCCCACCCTTGCCCGGATCGCGCGCGAACTCGGCCTGCCGTCCACCCAGCTGTTCATGGCCCACCACGCTCCCTACGGGATGCGCTCCGAAGGCGCGCTGCGCTTTCCGGTCGCGCGCTGGCAGCCGCGCACCGGGTGGCGGGTCGATCCCGCGCTTGCCTTCGCCCATGCGCTGCAGGAGTCCAATTTCCGCGCCGCCGCCGTGAGTCCCGCGAATGCGCGCGGCCTGATGCAGATCATGCCGACGACCGCGCAGGACCATAACCGCCGCCTCGAACTGGGCGCGAGTTACGACGACCTCAACGATCCCGAGGTCAATCTCGCCTACGGCCAGCAGCATCTCGAAATGCTCCGCGACAGCGGCGCGACCGGCGGATTGCTGCCCAAGATCATGGCGGCCTACAATGCCGGGCTCACCCCGGTCGACCGCTGGAACACCGAGATCAGGGACCAGGGCGATCCTCTCCTTTGGATGGAATCGATCCCCTACTGGGAAACCCGCGGCTATGTCGCGATCGTGATGCGAAATTACTGGATGTACGAGCGCGCCGCCGGGGTTCCCTCGCCCAGCCGCCGCGCGCTCGCACAAGGACGCTGGCCTGTCTTCCCGCAGATGTCTAAGGTTCGCACGGCGAGGTACGAACAGGAAGACTGA
- a CDS encoding uracil-DNA glycosylase family protein, with amino-acid sequence MTAQDPVLARELAAYREWWRLAGVDCDFVDDATAWLAEPETTAPVEATSAAQQLPPVTRPVALSGQPLAPDAPPLAPPPDLLGDSPPATLDEFSEWWMTAPGLDAVGPRGRVPPRGAAGAALMVLVIHPEEGDRERLLSGPQGRLLDAILAAMGCTPNDAYVASALPRFTPMADCPAEAARGMDAVLAHHIELAAPQRIVAFGAGLAALIGSEDKKDYGNLRKFNHKPPNMPVLVSEDLDSLMSMPRLKARFWRRWIEWSATQA; translated from the coding sequence ATGACCGCCCAAGACCCCGTCCTCGCCCGCGAACTGGCCGCCTATCGCGAATGGTGGCGATTGGCGGGCGTGGACTGCGACTTCGTCGATGACGCTACGGCATGGCTTGCCGAGCCGGAGACGACCGCGCCGGTCGAAGCGACCAGCGCAGCGCAACAACTCCCGCCTGTCACCCGGCCTGTCGCATTGTCCGGACAGCCGCTTGCACCAGATGCACCCCCGCTAGCCCCGCCGCCGGACCTGCTCGGCGATTCGCCGCCCGCAACGCTCGATGAATTCAGCGAATGGTGGATGACTGCCCCCGGCCTCGACGCGGTCGGCCCGCGCGGACGTGTTCCGCCGCGCGGGGCGGCGGGTGCTGCGCTGATGGTGCTGGTGATCCACCCCGAGGAAGGCGACCGCGAACGGCTCCTGTCGGGACCCCAGGGCCGGCTGCTCGACGCGATCCTCGCGGCGATGGGCTGCACACCGAACGATGCCTATGTCGCAAGCGCCCTGCCGCGCTTCACCCCGATGGCCGATTGCCCCGCCGAAGCCGCGCGCGGCATGGATGCGGTCCTTGCTCACCACATCGAACTCGCCGCGCCGCAGCGGATCGTCGCATTTGGTGCAGGGCTTGCCGCGCTTATCGGCTCCGAAGACAAAAAGGATTACGGAAATTTACGTAAGTTCAACCATAAGCCGCCAAATATGCCGGTCTTGGTGAGCGAGGATCTCGACAGCCTCATGTCGATGCCCCGACTCAAGGCCCGGTTCTGGCGGAGATGGATCGAATGGTCGGCCACGCAGGCGTGA
- a CDS encoding electron transfer flavoprotein-ubiquinone oxidoreductase has protein sequence MSERESMPCDVVIVGGGPAGLSAAIRLKQLNEELEVVVLEKGSEIGAHILSGAVVDPKALDELIPDWRDQGCPMAETPVTDNWHWMLSKGGKTSLPHAIMPPLMSNHGCYTGSLGNMTRWLGEQAEALGVMVFPGFPAADVIIDDNGAVAGVITQDMGIDAKGEKKPDYEPGMEIHAKYTLFAEGARGSLTKRMKAKYDLEANCQPQVYGLGIKELWDIDPAKHVPGRVIHTQGWPLSESDTWGGGFLYHQANGQVAIGFVTALDYKNPWVSPYQEFQRWKQHPAIREYLEGGKRVAYGARAINEGGWQSVPKLAFPGGALIGCAAGFVNVPRIKGSHTAMKSGMLAAESIAAAIAAGHEKTELSDYDSTLRSSWIADELKKVQNAQPAVAKYGGDIGTALAGIDMWMRTLKIGLPISMKHHRDHEMTGRADLYPKIDYPKPDGEISFDRLTNVAFSYTNHAEDQPCHLQLKDRELQKESELEVYGGPSARYCPAGVYEWVEEEGKEPQFVINSQNCVHCKTCDIKDPNQNINWVTPEGGGGPNYPNM, from the coding sequence ATGAGCGAACGTGAATCAATGCCCTGCGATGTCGTTATCGTGGGCGGCGGGCCGGCCGGCCTGTCGGCGGCGATCCGTCTCAAGCAGTTGAACGAGGAACTCGAGGTCGTCGTGCTCGAAAAGGGCTCCGAAATCGGGGCGCATATCCTTTCGGGTGCGGTGGTCGATCCCAAGGCGCTCGACGAACTGATCCCCGACTGGCGCGATCAGGGCTGCCCGATGGCCGAGACGCCGGTGACCGACAACTGGCACTGGATGCTGTCCAAGGGCGGCAAGACCTCGCTCCCGCACGCGATCATGCCCCCGCTGATGAGCAATCACGGCTGCTACACCGGCTCGCTCGGCAACATGACCCGTTGGCTCGGCGAACAGGCCGAGGCGCTGGGCGTCATGGTCTTCCCCGGCTTCCCGGCGGCCGACGTCATCATCGACGACAACGGAGCGGTCGCGGGCGTCATCACGCAGGACATGGGCATCGACGCGAAGGGCGAGAAGAAGCCCGACTACGAGCCCGGCATGGAGATCCATGCGAAATATACCCTTTTCGCCGAGGGCGCGCGCGGTTCGCTGACCAAGCGGATGAAGGCGAAATACGACCTCGAGGCGAATTGCCAGCCGCAGGTCTACGGCCTCGGCATCAAGGAATTGTGGGACATCGATCCGGCCAAACACGTGCCGGGCCGCGTCATCCACACGCAGGGCTGGCCGCTTTCCGAAAGCGACACCTGGGGAGGGGGCTTCCTCTATCACCAGGCGAACGGGCAGGTCGCGATCGGTTTCGTCACCGCGCTCGACTACAAGAACCCGTGGGTTTCGCCCTATCAGGAATTCCAGCGCTGGAAGCAGCACCCCGCGATCCGCGAATATCTCGAAGGCGGCAAGCGAGTCGCCTATGGCGCGCGCGCGATCAACGAGGGCGGCTGGCAGTCCGTGCCCAAGCTCGCCTTCCCCGGAGGCGCGCTGATCGGATGCGCGGCGGGCTTCGTCAACGTGCCCCGGATCAAGGGCAGCCACACCGCGATGAAGAGCGGGATGCTCGCCGCCGAAAGCATCGCCGCGGCTATCGCGGCGGGCCACGAGAAGACCGAGCTGTCGGACTACGACAGCACGCTGCGTTCGAGCTGGATCGCGGATGAGCTCAAGAAGGTCCAGAACGCCCAGCCCGCCGTCGCCAAGTACGGCGGCGACATCGGTACGGCGCTTGCGGGCATCGATATGTGGATGCGCACGCTCAAGATCGGCCTGCCGATTTCGATGAAGCACCACCGCGACCACGAGATGACCGGCCGCGCGGACCTTTACCCGAAGATCGACTATCCCAAGCCCGATGGCGAAATCAGCTTCGACCGGCTTACCAACGTCGCCTTCAGCTACACCAACCACGCCGAGGACCAGCCCTGCCACCTCCAGCTCAAGGATCGCGAGCTTCAGAAGGAAAGCGAGCTGGAAGTCTATGGCGGGCCATCGGCGCGCTATTGTCCGGCAGGCGTCTACGAATGGGTCGAGGAAGAGGGCAAGGAGCCGCAGTTCGTGATCAACTCGCAGAACTGCGTCCACTGCAAGACCTGCGACATCAAGGACCCCAACCAGAACATCAACTGGGTGACGCCGGAGGGTGGCGGCGGGCCGAATTATCCGAATATGTGA
- a CDS encoding 4-(cytidine 5'-diphospho)-2-C-methyl-D-erythritol kinase → MKRTETAYAKINLALHVRSRREDGYHELETLFAFVDAGDVLSASPAEHDNVTTLGEFAGGIEDPFDNLVAKGLAALPRSQGLAITLEKNLPVAAGLGGGSADAGAVFRIVEALHGLPDDWQERAAKLGADVPACVLSRTHIGRGTGTEQVEVEDDLAGTPVHLVNPRVPLSTGPVFKAWDGKDRGALPEGPARHIAFEGRNDLEAPAISLCPVIADVLDALRCTDPWLVRMSGSGATCFALYDSEAEREAAAERIAADHPDWWQLKGKLR, encoded by the coding sequence GTGAAACGCACCGAAACCGCCTACGCCAAGATCAACCTCGCGCTGCACGTCCGCAGCCGGCGGGAGGATGGGTATCACGAGCTCGAAACCCTGTTCGCCTTCGTCGATGCGGGCGATGTGCTGAGCGCCTCTCCGGCGGAGCACGACAACGTTACGACGCTCGGCGAATTCGCGGGCGGGATCGAGGACCCGTTCGACAACCTCGTCGCCAAGGGGCTCGCTGCGCTCCCACGCTCACAGGGCCTTGCGATCACATTGGAAAAGAACCTCCCCGTCGCAGCTGGCCTCGGCGGCGGCTCGGCAGATGCGGGGGCGGTGTTCCGGATCGTCGAGGCGCTTCATGGCCTGCCGGACGACTGGCAGGAGCGCGCTGCGAAACTCGGCGCCGACGTGCCCGCCTGTGTCCTCAGCCGCACCCATATCGGGCGCGGGACCGGGACCGAGCAGGTTGAGGTGGAGGACGACCTCGCCGGAACCCCCGTCCACCTCGTCAATCCGCGCGTGCCGCTGTCGACCGGGCCGGTGTTCAAGGCGTGGGATGGAAAGGACCGTGGCGCTCTGCCCGAAGGCCCCGCCCGGCACATCGCCTTCGAGGGACGCAACGACCTAGAAGCCCCCGCCATTTCGCTATGCCCGGTGATCGCCGACGTGCTGGATGCGCTCCGCTGCACCGACCCATGGCTCGTCCGTATGTCCGGCTCGGGCGCGACCTGCTTCGCGCTTTACGACAGCGAGGCCGAGCGCGAAGCGGCCGCCGAACGCATCGCGGCGGACCATCCCGATTGGTGGCAACTCAAGGGCAAGCTGCGGTGA
- a CDS encoding N-formylglutamate amidohydrolase — protein MIDGQPFRHIGTPTPGGIVCVADHASNHVPEDIPVGIAPELLEEHVAIDIGVAGVATRMANRHGIPAHLATVSRLVCDLHREEDHPNVVPEASDGYVIPGNIGADIEGRLDRFHRPYHAALEEWLEAAQPGLIVSLHSFTPRMASTDEERPWDVSLLWNTDDRAARHAIRFLRDEGLNVGENEPYSGAELNATMNRHAEAHGRPYCFFEIRQDHITTRAQQSRWADLLADVVGRVALALS, from the coding sequence GTGATCGACGGACAGCCCTTCCGCCATATCGGAACGCCGACGCCGGGCGGGATCGTCTGCGTCGCCGACCATGCCTCGAACCACGTGCCCGAGGACATTCCGGTCGGCATCGCGCCCGAATTGCTGGAGGAGCACGTCGCTATCGACATCGGCGTCGCGGGCGTCGCGACCCGCATGGCAAACCGGCACGGCATCCCCGCGCACCTTGCCACAGTCAGCCGGCTCGTGTGCGACCTCCACCGCGAGGAGGACCACCCGAACGTCGTCCCCGAGGCGAGCGACGGATACGTGATCCCCGGCAATATCGGTGCCGATATCGAAGGGCGGCTCGACCGTTTCCACCGCCCCTATCACGCCGCGCTCGAGGAATGGCTCGAAGCCGCGCAGCCCGGCCTTATCGTATCGCTTCATTCCTTCACGCCGCGCATGGCATCGACCGATGAGGAGCGCCCGTGGGACGTTTCACTCCTGTGGAACACCGACGACCGCGCGGCGCGCCACGCCATCCGCTTCCTGCGCGACGAGGGGCTGAACGTGGGCGAGAACGAGCCCTATTCGGGAGCCGAACTCAACGCGACGATGAACCGCCACGCCGAGGCGCACGGGCGGCCCTATTGCTTCTTCGAGATCCGCCAGGACCACATCACGACCCGCGCCCAGCAATCGCGCTGGGCCGATCTGCTCGCGGACGTCGTCGGAAGGGTTGCGCTGGCGCTTTCCTGA